A single window of Rhizobium sp. CCGE531 DNA harbors:
- a CDS encoding sugar ABC transporter substrate-binding protein, which produces MLKFLSAGALALVLSSQVHAADRIGVSMGYLTTNFQTLIANGMQDYARTKGLDLQVVDAANDVNKQLDQVRNFAAGGVSAIIVDPVDSDGTPAMSKIAEDAGIPLIYVNIQPTDLSTLGKKQAFVGSNETESGTLQTKEICRMLGGKGDVVVMVGDLTSQAARQRTQDVHDVLKSGECSGIKVVREQVGNWSRVDGADLVSNWLTSGVSFEAVIANNDEMALGAISAIKNAGGSTDKTIVAGIDATPDALQAMKTGDLKVTVFQDAKAQGRGAVDTAVKAAKGEQIDREVWIPFKLVTKDNMVQFESLN; this is translated from the coding sequence ATGTTGAAGTTTTTGAGTGCAGGCGCGCTCGCGCTGGTGCTGTCGTCGCAGGTCCATGCCGCCGATCGGATCGGCGTTTCGATGGGCTACCTGACGACCAATTTCCAGACCCTGATCGCCAATGGAATGCAGGACTACGCCAGGACCAAGGGCCTCGATCTGCAGGTGGTAGACGCCGCCAACGACGTCAACAAGCAGCTCGATCAGGTGCGCAATTTCGCGGCGGGCGGTGTCTCCGCCATCATCGTCGATCCGGTGGATTCGGACGGCACGCCTGCCATGAGCAAGATTGCCGAAGATGCCGGCATTCCGCTGATCTACGTCAATATCCAGCCGACCGATCTTTCAACGCTCGGAAAGAAGCAGGCCTTCGTCGGATCGAATGAAACGGAATCCGGCACGCTGCAGACGAAGGAAATCTGTCGCATGCTCGGCGGCAAGGGCGATGTCGTCGTCATGGTCGGCGACCTCACCAGCCAGGCGGCACGCCAGCGGACGCAAGACGTGCATGATGTGCTGAAATCAGGCGAATGCAGCGGCATCAAGGTGGTGCGCGAGCAGGTCGGCAACTGGAGCCGCGTCGACGGCGCCGATCTCGTTTCGAACTGGCTGACCTCCGGCGTCTCATTCGAAGCCGTCATCGCCAACAACGACGAAATGGCGCTCGGCGCGATATCAGCGATCAAGAATGCCGGCGGCTCGACCGATAAGACGATTGTCGCGGGCATCGACGCGACGCCGGATGCGCTGCAGGCGATGAAAACGGGAGACCTCAAGGTGACCGTGTTCCAGGACGCGAAGGCTCAGGGGCGCGGTGCCGTCGATACGGCCGTAAAGGCGGCGAAGGGCGAGCAGATCGATAGGGAAGTCTGGATCCCCTTCAAGCTGGTAACCAAGGACAACATGGTTCAGTTCGAAAGCCTCAATTGA
- a CDS encoding sterol desaturase family protein, which yields MDDTIYGSRDKRGDWKPNKLLQYPPVFIWPAKPAAFLKWFFGYPGYLMPWNVVYAVVATLLWLYATPSMETMKTLAPGWIAYLLLRNAVLVFLFFGAFHLRLYMQKKQGTSFKYNSKWPSKDNSAFLFGNQTVDNVIWTFASAVPLWTTFEVMTLSAFANGIIPHVDFAEHPIYCVIIMLLVPAFRDLHFYLVHRLIHWPPLYHAVHKLHHNNVNPGPWSGLAMHPVEHLLYFSGVLIHWIVPSNPIHALFHLTHAALAPAPGHAGFDKIVIGEEAGIDTHAYDHYLHHKFFECNYADGVIPLDQWFGTFHDGSKDAEDRMNKRFMERAKKYAEKQARRSGTPG from the coding sequence ATGGACGACACGATCTACGGCTCGCGCGATAAGCGCGGAGACTGGAAACCCAACAAGCTTTTGCAATATCCGCCTGTTTTCATCTGGCCGGCAAAACCGGCTGCCTTCCTGAAGTGGTTCTTCGGCTATCCCGGCTATCTGATGCCATGGAATGTCGTCTATGCCGTCGTCGCAACGCTGCTGTGGCTTTACGCGACGCCCTCCATGGAGACCATGAAGACGCTGGCGCCGGGCTGGATCGCCTATCTTCTCCTGCGCAATGCCGTGCTGGTCTTCCTGTTCTTCGGCGCCTTTCACCTGCGCCTCTATATGCAGAAGAAGCAGGGCACGAGCTTCAAATATAATAGCAAGTGGCCGTCGAAGGATAACTCTGCCTTCCTTTTCGGCAACCAGACCGTCGACAATGTGATCTGGACCTTTGCAAGCGCCGTGCCCCTATGGACGACCTTCGAGGTGATGACGCTCTCGGCCTTTGCGAATGGCATTATTCCCCATGTCGATTTCGCCGAACATCCGATCTATTGCGTCATTATCATGCTGCTGGTCCCGGCATTCCGCGATCTGCATTTCTATCTCGTGCATCGCCTGATCCACTGGCCGCCGCTCTACCATGCGGTCCACAAACTGCATCACAACAACGTCAATCCCGGCCCCTGGTCCGGCCTCGCCATGCACCCGGTCGAGCATCTCCTGTATTTCTCGGGCGTTCTCATCCACTGGATCGTGCCGTCCAACCCGATCCACGCCCTGTTCCACTTGACGCATGCCGCGCTTGCACCGGCGCCGGGCCATGCCGGCTTCGACAAGATCGTGATTGGCGAGGAGGCCGGGATCGATACCCACGCCTATGACCATTACCTCCATCACAAGTTCTTCGAATGCAATTACGCCGATGGAGTCATCCCGCTCGACCAATGGTTCGGCACCTTTCACGACGGCTCGAAAGATGCCGAGGACCGCATGAACAAGCGCTTCATGGAGCGCGCGAAGAAATATGCCGAGAAGCAGGCCCGCCGCTCCGGCACACCAGGCTAG
- a CDS encoding LacI family DNA-binding transcriptional regulator, with translation MKKARLVDIAAAAGVGLATVERVLNERGSVKPQTAEKVVLAAKRLGYKGIIPSLYRGTIRIEVILVRPESPFFARLNRAFERIAASLDGSITVHRTFVEESDPEKFAAHIANSSIRRHGLIVTAVDHPAIRESLRKARAAGVEVVQIVSYLTGRDDVFVGIDNYAAGRTAGFYMSRMLRHATGSVVAICHSWAYQIHRERIRGFSDYLGSHGNSTLRFSEVVFGGDDDVKSAEMMTQALLRCPDVVGVYNAGGANLGVGSVLQRFQEQRGRELVWIAHELNDETRRFIASGLMTLVLDQAPETQARRALDTILSRMGIIDVPVSQDPVPFLTYTAENIGLTSSHL, from the coding sequence ATGAAGAAGGCCCGTCTGGTGGATATCGCGGCAGCCGCAGGCGTCGGCCTTGCAACGGTGGAACGCGTTCTCAACGAACGCGGAAGTGTCAAGCCGCAGACGGCGGAGAAGGTCGTGCTGGCCGCCAAGCGGTTGGGCTACAAGGGGATCATCCCGAGTCTTTATCGCGGCACGATCCGCATCGAAGTCATCCTAGTCAGGCCAGAGTCACCGTTCTTTGCCAGGCTCAACCGTGCCTTCGAGCGGATTGCCGCCTCACTGGACGGCTCGATCACGGTCCACCGGACCTTCGTCGAGGAGAGCGATCCCGAGAAGTTTGCCGCGCATATCGCCAATAGCAGCATTCGCCGGCACGGCTTGATCGTCACGGCGGTCGATCATCCGGCAATCCGCGAAAGTCTGCGAAAGGCCCGAGCCGCCGGTGTCGAGGTCGTCCAGATCGTCTCCTATCTCACCGGCCGGGATGACGTGTTTGTCGGTATCGACAATTATGCAGCCGGCCGAACCGCCGGCTTCTACATGTCGCGCATGCTGCGGCACGCGACGGGAAGCGTCGTCGCGATCTGTCATAGCTGGGCCTATCAGATCCACAGGGAGCGCATTCGCGGCTTCTCCGATTATCTCGGGTCCCATGGCAACTCCACCCTGCGATTTTCGGAGGTCGTGTTCGGCGGGGATGACGACGTGAAATCCGCCGAGATGATGACGCAGGCGCTGCTGCGCTGCCCGGATGTTGTCGGCGTTTACAATGCCGGCGGCGCCAATCTCGGTGTCGGCTCGGTGCTTCAGCGCTTTCAGGAGCAGCGGGGAAGGGAGCTCGTCTGGATCGCACATGAACTCAACGACGAAACGCGCCGCTTCATCGCTTCTGGGCTGATGACGCTCGTTCTCGATCAGGCGCCTGAAACACAAGCAAGGCGCGCCTTGGATACGATCCTATCGCGGATGGGAATTATCGATGTGCCTGTCAGTCAGGATCCCGTGCCATTCCTGACCTATACCGCCGAAAACATCGGCCTCACCTCAAGTCACCTATGA
- a CDS encoding MocE family 2Fe-2S type ferredoxin: MTNWVDACAADEIDQEDVVRFDHAGRTFAIYRSPDDEYFATDGLCTHEKIHLADGLVMDDIVECPKHNGRFSYKTGEARGAPVCINLKTYQVKVEGDRVMIGIGA, encoded by the coding sequence ATGACGAATTGGGTTGATGCCTGCGCTGCCGATGAAATCGATCAGGAGGATGTTGTCCGCTTCGATCACGCCGGAAGAACCTTCGCGATCTATCGAAGCCCCGACGACGAATATTTCGCGACCGATGGTCTTTGCACCCATGAAAAGATCCATCTAGCCGATGGGCTGGTCATGGACGATATCGTCGAGTGTCCGAAGCACAATGGCCGCTTCAGCTACAAGACCGGCGAGGCACGGGGCGCGCCGGTCTGCATCAATCTGAAAACCTACCAGGTCAAAGTGGAAGGCGATCGCGTCATGATCGGGATCGGCGCATGA